Within the Pseudomonas mendocina genome, the region AGGCTGAGCAATCGTTTCATAGGGGTTCTCCAGCAATGAATCAGTGAGTGCCACTCTAGGCCCAGGCACTTAATTCAAGCTGAATTCACTTGCGTCATTCACGCCATGAAGTGGCTTGGCCTGCCCCATCAGCGCTCTATAATCGCCTGTTCGAAAGGAGGCATCGATGAGCGCGATCCATATCAAATCCCCTGCCCTGACTCTCAAGGCGGGTCCCCGAGCCATGGCACGGATTCGCCAGGATGGTCTTAGCCCGGCGGACGTTGGCATCCTGCCTGGCGCCGCAGGTGGCCCCAAAGGCATCGGTATTCAGGGGCTGGATCTCGCAATGTTTGCTGACTGGTTGCCCCGCGCTCCACGTGAGCGCGCGCTGATCGGTGCCTCGATTGGCTCCTGGCGCTTCGCCAGTGCCTGCCTGCCCGATCCGGCCGCCGGTATTCGACGACTCGGCGAGTTGTACACCTCTCAACGCTTCGCCAAAGGCGTGAGCATGGCAGACGTATCGGGCAGTTGCCGGCAGATGCTCAACGAACTGCTCGCCGGCCAGGACGCAGCCATCATCACCAACCCTCACTATCGCCTACATATCGTCGTGGTCAAAAGCCACGGCCTGCTGCAGCACGATCATCGCGGCAAACTGAGCCTCGGCCTGTCATCGGTGATCGGCAACAACCTGCTGGCCCGCCAACGCCTTGGGCGCCATTTCGACCGGGTTATCCTGCATGATGTGCGACAAACACCGCCGTTGGCGCAACTCAGTGACTTCCGCTCGCACTTCCATGCCCTGACCGCGGAAAATTTGCGTCACGCGCTGCTGGCATCAGGCTCGATTCCCATGGTGATGGAGGCGATC harbors:
- a CDS encoding patatin-like phospholipase family protein, whose translation is MSAIHIKSPALTLKAGPRAMARIRQDGLSPADVGILPGAAGGPKGIGIQGLDLAMFADWLPRAPRERALIGASIGSWRFASACLPDPAAGIRRLGELYTSQRFAKGVSMADVSGSCRQMLNELLAGQDAAIITNPHYRLHIVVVKSHGLLQHDHRGKLSLGLSSVIGNNLLARQRLGRHFDRVILHDVRQTPPLAQLSDFRSHFHALTAENLRHALLASGSIPMVMEAIREIPGLEPGAYRDGGLLDYHLDLPYNGEDIVLYPHFTDRVIPGWFDKSMPWRRGDRKRLQNALLVAPSREYLARLPHGKLPDRTDFKRYLGNDEGRERYWRQAMAESARLGDEFLELVENGRLAERLQPL